From Planococcus halocryophilus, the proteins below share one genomic window:
- a CDS encoding N-acetyldiaminopimelate deacetylase: MELVKIRRALHQIPEIGFQEVKTQAYLMDIISQFSQERLEIVKWRTGIAVKVLGENPTKLIGWRTDIDALPITEETGLEFQSTHPGFMHACGHDVHMTIAIGLLQKLIEKPINDDVVILFQPAEEGPGGALPFREWLKNEKPDFLPDMISALHIAPELPVGTVGTRPGLLFANTSELFIDLHGKGGHAAFPHLTEDMAVAAASLLMQLQTIVSRNVNPMDSAVLTIGKLSAGTVQNIIAEHARLEGTIRTLNSESMSQMKKRIEAICRAVEEAYICRVNIDYGSSYLEVNNDHVMAEKFLDYASQVPDIQVIRSEAAMTGEDFGYFTEQLPGVMFWAGVASSYGLHHAKLNPNEQVLTFMPDFLHGFFLEL, encoded by the coding sequence ATGGAATTAGTGAAAATTAGAAGAGCTTTGCATCAAATTCCGGAAATTGGTTTTCAAGAAGTAAAAACGCAAGCATATTTGATGGACATTATTTCTCAGTTCTCGCAAGAGCGGTTAGAAATAGTGAAATGGCGTACAGGAATCGCAGTCAAAGTATTGGGTGAAAATCCAACAAAGCTAATTGGCTGGAGAACAGACATAGATGCTTTGCCAATAACAGAAGAAACCGGCTTAGAGTTTCAATCGACTCATCCAGGGTTTATGCATGCTTGCGGTCACGATGTGCACATGACAATAGCCATTGGTTTGTTGCAAAAGCTAATTGAAAAACCAATTAATGACGATGTGGTTATTTTATTTCAGCCAGCTGAAGAAGGTCCGGGAGGCGCATTGCCTTTTCGAGAATGGCTGAAAAATGAAAAGCCTGATTTTCTTCCGGATATGATTTCTGCATTGCATATTGCACCAGAACTGCCTGTTGGCACGGTGGGTACACGACCAGGATTATTGTTTGCGAATACTTCTGAGTTGTTTATAGACCTTCATGGCAAAGGGGGCCATGCCGCTTTTCCTCACTTAACAGAAGACATGGCGGTTGCTGCTGCTTCATTGCTTATGCAATTGCAGACCATTGTTAGCCGAAATGTAAATCCCATGGACTCAGCTGTCCTAACAATTGGCAAGCTTAGTGCTGGAACAGTACAAAACATTATCGCTGAACATGCGCGTCTGGAAGGAACCATTCGCACACTGAACAGTGAATCCATGAGCCAGATGAAAAAGCGAATTGAAGCAATTTGTCGTGCCGTAGAAGAAGCGTACATTTGTCGAGTTAACATTGATTACGGGTCGAGTTATCTCGAAGTCAATAATGATCATGTGATGGCTGAAAAATTCTTAGATTATGCGAGCCAAGTACCAGACATTCAGGTCATACGCAGCGAAGCGGCAATGACTGGCGAGGACTTTGGCTATTTTACTGAGCAACTTCCTGGTGTGATGTTTTGGGCAGGCGTTGCTTCCTCTTATGGGTTGCATCACGCAAAGTTAAATCCAAATGAACAAGTATTAACATTCATGCCAGATTTTCTACATGGCTTCTTTTTAGAACTATAA
- the dapD gene encoding 2,3,4,5-tetrahydropyridine-2,6-dicarboxylate N-acetyltransferase gives MKQMDANEIISYIQNAKKATPVKVYIKGQGVADLDYGKDSKVFGEGNSVTVFGEWTDIQAALEANASVIEDSVVENDRRNSAIPMLDMKNINSRIEPGAFIRENVEIGNNCIIMMGAVINIGSVIGDGTMIDMGVIMGGRATVGKNCHIGAGAVLAGVIEPASATPVIVEDDVMIGANAVVLEGVRIGKGAVVAAGAIVIEDVPENSVVGGTPARVLKLMDAKTRSKTEIKQELRQL, from the coding sequence ATGAAACAAATGGATGCAAATGAAATTATTTCGTACATACAAAATGCAAAAAAAGCGACTCCCGTTAAAGTTTACATAAAAGGCCAAGGCGTTGCTGATTTAGATTATGGTAAAGATTCAAAAGTATTCGGAGAAGGCAACTCAGTAACTGTATTTGGTGAATGGACAGATATTCAAGCAGCATTAGAAGCAAATGCTTCTGTCATCGAAGATTCTGTTGTGGAAAACGATCGCAGAAATTCAGCGATTCCAATGTTAGATATGAAAAACATCAACAGCCGTATTGAACCGGGTGCATTTATCCGTGAAAATGTTGAAATCGGCAATAACTGTATCATCATGATGGGTGCTGTGATCAACATTGGTTCAGTTATCGGAGATGGTACGATGATCGATATGGGCGTTATTATGGGCGGCCGTGCAACTGTCGGGAAAAACTGTCACATTGGAGCAGGCGCAGTACTAGCAGGCGTAATCGAGCCGGCATCAGCTACCCCTGTTATTGTTGAAGATGATGTGATGATCGGTGCTAATGCAGTCGTTCTTGAAGGTGTTCGCATTGGTAAAGGTGCAGTTGTTGCAGCTGGCGCTATTGTCATCGAAGATGTACCTGAAAACTCAGTAGTAGGTGGAACGCCAGCACGTGTCTTGAAATTGATGGATGCAAAAACTCGTTCAAAAACAGAAATCAAACAAGAATTAAGACAGCTATAA
- a CDS encoding LysR family transcriptional regulator, with protein MSNEELIIKVLAEEGNMRKAAERLFLSQPALSQRLQTIEKDWGQQLFIRSQKGLSPTPAGELVIQYANETIQRKEEVFEVLHTLTSKVHGTLKIACATIIGQNWLPKVLKDFVTLYPEAKIQLITGWSSEIVRALYDGEAHIGIVRGHTDWKGPKLHLFKDTLYLVDKEIRSLEELLQTERPFIQFKSDSTYYEEIQQWWQKHFASNPKRQITVDQIETCKQMAVNGIGYAILPSITLTGTEDVHMMPLTNDEEELELTRDTWLIGYESAFQLRQVEAFVDIVKKHATLLR; from the coding sequence ATGTCAAATGAAGAATTAATCATTAAAGTGTTGGCAGAAGAAGGCAATATGAGAAAAGCGGCAGAACGATTATTTTTGTCGCAACCAGCTTTGTCACAGCGTCTTCAAACCATCGAAAAAGACTGGGGTCAGCAATTGTTCATTCGATCTCAAAAAGGACTTTCACCAACACCTGCTGGAGAATTGGTTATTCAGTATGCCAATGAGACAATCCAGCGAAAAGAAGAAGTTTTTGAAGTGCTCCATACGTTAACATCAAAAGTGCATGGCACATTAAAAATTGCTTGTGCTACCATTATCGGGCAAAATTGGCTGCCGAAAGTTTTGAAGGATTTTGTCACGCTTTATCCGGAAGCAAAAATCCAGTTGATTACAGGCTGGAGTTCGGAAATTGTTCGTGCGCTTTACGATGGCGAAGCACATATTGGAATTGTTCGTGGTCATACAGATTGGAAAGGACCAAAATTGCATTTGTTTAAAGATACTTTGTATTTAGTGGACAAAGAAATTCGTTCACTTGAAGAACTTCTTCAAACAGAGCGACCATTTATTCAATTTAAAAGTGATTCGACTTATTATGAAGAAATTCAGCAATGGTGGCAAAAACATTTTGCTTCCAATCCGAAGCGTCAAATAACAGTAGATCAAATCGAGACCTGTAAACAAATGGCTGTAAATGGAATTGGTTATGCCATATTGCCTTCAATTACGCTGACTGGTACCGAAGATGTACATATGATGCCATTAACAAATGACGAAGAAGAATTAGAATTGACGCGTGATACATGGCTGATTGGTTATGAATCAGCTTTCCAGTTGCGACAAGTTGAAGCATTTGTGGATATAGTCAAAAAACATGCCACTTTATTAAGGTGA
- a CDS encoding MDR family MFS transporter — MEKTKRPLVLAAVMLTMFVSAVEATIVSTAMPSIAAELGGFSQYSWVFSAYLLMSTVTVLLYGKLSDIFGRKRIFTVGMLLFLLGSLLCGLATSMDELIIFRFVQGLGAGAVMPIATTIVGDIYTREERAKIQGYLSSVWGISAVTGPAIGGVLVVTIGWEYVFWINLPLGILSLLGVLLFLKEPVNNNTPVIDFKGAALLMVALSSLLYLLVEGGVSFDWLSIQSFILLVVSSFLIILFILVEREAVDPIMPFEIWRNKTILFANLVSLATGVILIGISSYLPTYVTGVMEQPAAIAGFTLTAMSIGWPLAAFFSGRLLLKIGYFKTSLAGGVFLVIGSLLFVLMQPSFGPLWAAMSSFAIGIGMGLTSTAFIVSIQAAVSYKQRGAATASNMFMRNLGSTIGVALLGSILNSSLLRYFAENGQSYSLSSINDLLSKKTRIELPVEALNFLQQALAEALQIVYLVTAFFAMLSLILILGLRGQRGVKSNVK, encoded by the coding sequence ATTGCTGCTGAGTTAGGCGGTTTTTCACAATATAGCTGGGTGTTCTCGGCATATTTATTAATGAGTACTGTAACCGTCTTACTCTACGGCAAGCTATCAGACATCTTTGGGCGTAAACGGATTTTTACTGTAGGAATGCTTTTATTTTTACTCGGTTCTTTGTTATGTGGGTTGGCCACATCGATGGATGAGCTGATTATTTTCCGCTTTGTTCAAGGCCTTGGAGCAGGTGCGGTTATGCCCATTGCCACTACGATTGTCGGAGATATATACACAAGAGAAGAACGTGCGAAAATTCAAGGTTATTTGTCAAGTGTGTGGGGAATTTCAGCTGTTACAGGTCCAGCTATCGGTGGTGTGCTTGTCGTAACTATCGGCTGGGAATATGTCTTCTGGATAAATTTACCTCTTGGTATTTTATCTTTACTAGGTGTTTTATTGTTTTTGAAAGAACCGGTCAATAACAACACGCCAGTAATCGATTTTAAAGGGGCAGCACTTTTAATGGTCGCATTATCAAGTTTATTGTATTTACTTGTAGAAGGCGGCGTATCATTTGATTGGTTATCAATACAGTCGTTTATTTTATTAGTAGTTAGCAGTTTTCTTATCATCTTATTCATACTAGTAGAGCGCGAAGCTGTAGATCCGATAATGCCTTTTGAAATTTGGCGAAATAAAACCATTCTTTTTGCGAATCTTGTTTCTTTAGCGACAGGAGTTATTTTAATTGGGATATCGAGTTATTTGCCTACTTATGTAACTGGGGTTATGGAGCAACCGGCGGCAATTGCTGGCTTCACATTAACGGCTATGTCTATCGGTTGGCCTTTGGCCGCATTTTTCTCTGGAAGACTTTTGCTGAAAATTGGGTATTTTAAAACCTCATTAGCTGGTGGAGTATTCCTTGTAATTGGATCTTTGTTATTTGTTTTGATGCAACCTAGTTTTGGTCCTTTATGGGCAGCGATGTCGAGTTTTGCTATTGGCATTGGAATGGGGTTAACCAGCACGGCTTTTATCGTATCGATTCAAGCTGCCGTTTCCTATAAACAGCGAGGGGCGGCTACAGCTTCAAATATGTTTATGCGAAACTTAGGTAGTACGATTGGAGTTGCGCTACTCGGTAGCATTTTGAACAGTTCATTATTGCGTTATTTTGCTGAAAATGGTCAAAGTTATTCATTGAGCTCAATCAATGATTTGTTGAGTAAAAAAACGCGTATCGAATTGCCTGTCGAGGCATTAAACTTTCTTCAGCAAGCATTAGCCGAGGCTCTTCAAATCGTATATTTAGTGACCGCATTTTTCGCTATGCTTAGCCTTATTTTGATTTTAGGGCTTCGCGGCCAAAGAGGGGTGAAGAGCAATGTCAAATGA